The Polaribacter tangerinus genome has a segment encoding these proteins:
- a CDS encoding YgiQ family radical SAM protein has translation MEGTKKLQLTDWLPTTNKEVKLRGWDALDVILFSGDAYVDHPSFGPAVIGRILESYGLRVAIVPQPNVNDNLQDFEKLGRPKLFFGATGGCMDPMVSNYTASKKRRDKDAYTPNGDKGFRPDYATSVYSKILKEKFPDVPVLIGGIEASLRRVTHYDYWSDKLMPTILETSKADMLVYGMGEQPLREIVTLLQKGVPFSSLKNIKQTAVLIDQNKEKLPVINSWDDVVINSHEACLKDKKTFASNFKVIEQESNKLKARRILQDVAGKTLVINPPFPTMTEKEIDGSFDLPYTRMPHPKYDKRGPIPAFEMIKFSINIHRGCFGGCSFCTISAHQGKFIASRSKESVLREVDKVANMPDFKGYLSDIGGPSANMYQMKGKVQSICDKCVAPSCISPVICSNLDTSHKPLTDLYQAVDKHPKIKKSFIGSGIRHDMLVPEFNKNADPKELDDYTEEVMTKHVSGRLKVAPEHTSDPVLKLMRKPSFTYFHKFKERFDRINIKKKLNLQLIPYFISSHPASEVEDMANLAAETKDMGFQLEQVQGFTPTPMTVATVIYYSGYHPYTLKPTRTPKTKKEKEDQHKFFFWYKKENKDWIRKTLQKVGRQDLLNRLLPENNSWKKNKTTHKKAQHTFDDAIPFNRRKKKVSRAPKKRR, from the coding sequence ATGGAAGGCACAAAAAAACTACAATTAACCGATTGGTTACCAACTACAAACAAAGAGGTAAAACTACGTGGGTGGGATGCACTAGATGTTATTTTATTTAGTGGAGACGCGTATGTAGATCATCCTTCTTTTGGACCAGCAGTTATTGGAAGAATCCTAGAAAGTTATGGTTTAAGGGTTGCTATTGTGCCACAACCTAACGTTAATGATAATTTACAAGATTTCGAGAAGTTAGGACGGCCAAAATTGTTTTTTGGTGCAACTGGAGGCTGCATGGATCCGATGGTTTCTAATTATACAGCTAGTAAAAAGCGAAGAGATAAAGACGCTTATACACCAAATGGTGATAAGGGTTTTAGGCCAGATTATGCCACTTCTGTTTATTCAAAAATTTTAAAAGAAAAGTTTCCTGATGTACCTGTTCTAATTGGTGGAATTGAAGCTTCTTTAAGACGAGTAACCCACTATGATTATTGGTCTGATAAGTTAATGCCAACAATTTTAGAAACCTCAAAGGCCGATATGTTGGTTTACGGAATGGGAGAACAGCCTTTAAGAGAAATTGTAACACTATTGCAAAAAGGAGTACCTTTTTCTAGTTTAAAAAACATTAAGCAAACAGCTGTTTTAATAGATCAAAATAAAGAAAAGTTACCTGTAATAAATAGCTGGGACGATGTAGTTATAAATTCTCATGAGGCATGTTTAAAAGATAAAAAAACTTTTGCTTCGAACTTTAAAGTTATAGAGCAAGAGTCTAATAAGTTAAAGGCTAGAAGAATACTTCAAGATGTAGCAGGAAAAACATTAGTAATTAATCCGCCTTTTCCTACTATGACAGAGAAGGAAATTGATGGTTCTTTCGATTTGCCTTATACAAGAATGCCGCATCCAAAATATGATAAACGAGGTCCTATACCTGCGTTTGAAATGATTAAATTTTCTATCAATATTCATAGAGGCTGTTTTGGCGGGTGTAGTTTTTGTACAATTTCTGCGCATCAAGGTAAATTTATTGCTAGTAGAAGTAAAGAGTCTGTTTTGAGAGAGGTAGATAAAGTTGCAAATATGCCAGACTTTAAAGGGTATTTATCTGATATTGGTGGTCCTTCTGCAAATATGTACCAAATGAAAGGAAAAGTACAATCTATTTGCGATAAATGTGTTGCGCCAAGTTGTATTTCTCCAGTTATTTGTTCTAATTTAGATACTTCACACAAACCATTAACCGACCTTTATCAGGCTGTGGACAAGCATCCAAAAATAAAAAAATCTTTTATAGGGAGCGGAATTCGCCATGACATGCTGGTACCTGAGTTTAATAAAAATGCCGATCCGAAAGAGTTAGATGATTATACCGAAGAGGTAATGACAAAGCATGTTTCCGGTAGACTAAAAGTAGCTCCAGAACACACTTCAGACCCAGTTTTAAAGTTGATGCGAAAGCCATCATTTACTTATTTTCATAAATTTAAAGAACGCTTTGATCGAATTAACATCAAGAAAAAATTAAATCTTCAGTTAATTCCTTATTTTATTTCTAGTCATCCAGCAAGTGAGGTAGAAGATATGGCAAATTTAGCTGCAGAAACAAAAGATATGGGCTTTCAGTTAGAGCAGGTTCAAGGGTTTACACCAACACCAATGACGGTGGCAACGGTTATTTATTATTCTGGTTACCACCCTTATACTTTAAAGCCAACAAGAACTCCAAAAACGAAAAAAGAAAAAGAAGATCAACATAAATTTTTCTTTTGGTATAAAAAAGAAAATAAAGATTGGATACGAAAAACTCTTCAAAAAGTGGGGAGACAAGACTTATTAAATCGATTATTACCAGAAAATAATTCTTGGAAAAAAAATAAAACTACACATAAAAAAGCTCAACATACTTTTGATGACGCTATTCCTTTTAATAGAAGAAAAAAGAAAGTGAGTAGGGCGCCAAAAAAAAGAAGGTAA